The Streptomyces sp. BA2 genome includes the window GAGGCGTGCGTGAGATATGACGCCGACCGCGATCCGTTCAAAGCCGATATTAAAGCCGTACGCGACCAAGTTCCTATCACGATCAGACACTACACCAATGGCGATATGGGGCCGACCCGGAAGCCGAGTTTTACACAGATTCTCTCATCTTGGGATCTTGTGAATAGGATTGACTACAGAGGCGGCGGCAACACTGGTGTTGAGGATTGGTGCTACTTCGGTAATCAGAAATTCGTGTTCTCTACTCTTTCCATCCACGATCAACCTGCATACAGAATCATGCCGCTGGAATGCGCTTGGTACACTACAATTGATGAGGATTCTATTGAGTACTGCTGGTGCTCGGCCGACTTTCTCAACCATTTCGATTCGACGATCACTACAGCGAAAAAAGCCAAGGAGCAAATAGAAATGAAATGGGGCGAAGGGTTGGCGGGGCCGGTCTGCCCTCCTTTATTCAGGGCAAAGGCGACCAGCATAGTATCGGCGGCGCTTTCGACGGTGCTTCGCGACACCAAGGAGTCTCTGGGTGGCGACTACGTCCAAAAGGTAATAAGTGCAGGCAATGACCTTGCCGACCCAGGAAACCCGAACTCGCGGGGCAGGAAACTCGCTGTCCAGATTCAAGAATATTTCCAGGAGCTGGAAATAAAAATTCCCCGCGTGATACCAGTTGATGACTGGTTCGAGAATCCTTTGCCCCTGGAATAGGGTGGAACAAAAGAAGAGTCGCCGGGGAAGGCCCGGACGCCCGCCCGACACCGGAACGCCGACAGGCCCCAGCCCTCATGGGTGCACGAACCACGATGAAACTCCTCATGACGGATCGTCAATCGGCATGCCTTCATAGGTGCGTTCGAACGAGGCGCCGCCCAGGAGGAACGCAACGGCATCCTTGGCCGGCTCTACCAAGTCCCGGAGCGAGGAATGGACGTCGTCGTTGATGACACTCAGCGAACCACCCGTGATGCGATGCATATCCTTGGCCCACGGCAGGGGCGTGTTTGTCTCATAGGCGTGGCCGAACATTTGCAGCGGACTCTTGCCTGCACTCAGTTTCGGGGGCTGCGCGGGGAAAGGCCAGCCCGAGCAAATCGCCATGCTTCCGCCTCTGTAGCCGGCCACAGGAAACGTTTGCTTCTGTGCTTCCTTATCCGAGACTTCGAAGTCCCGGGAGCCTTCGGACTCGTTGCAGCCGACTGCCCGGAGTACGAATTCAAGGTCGCCGTCCACCATTTCCTTGCCGAACCCGTTCCCTGACGTGCGTTCGGCCGTATCCTGCGTGGGTGTCTCCGGCGCCTTCCCCGCTGCGATGTCGCGCAGTGCCTGCGCGGCCGGTGCCCACTGGGCTCGAGGCGACTCCAGATAGTCGTTCAGCTCCTCCGCCGTGATCTCCCCCCGCGGTTTGGCCTCGAGTTCTTTCCGAAGGGCCAGCAGCTTGCGGGACACGTCCGAGGCGGTGCTTCCCAGATGAAGAGTGGGATCACGGTCAGCCATCCAGGTGGTGAAGTCCTGGTACAGCTTCTCCTGCGCAGCCAGCTGCGCCTCGCCGCCCTTGTCGTCGGTCGACTGCCCCGGCGCGATGACGGAGTCAAGGACCATGCGGTCGACATGCTCGTCGAACAGGCCGCGATACACAGCGCCCAGCGACGCGCCCCACGAGTTGCCGAGGTAGCTGATCTTCTCTTCGCCCAGGGCGGCACGGATCCGGTCCATGTCTTTGGCCGCGTAGGTCGTGGTCATGGCCCGAGAGAACTCGGGGTCCTTCAGAGCGCATGTCTTCAGCGCTGCAGCGTATGCGTCATTACGGTGTTTTGCCTCGGATTCGCCCGCCTGGCCCGGCGGCGGATGGGGGAAATTATCCGGGTCAAACTCGGGGCATCCCGGCTTGTCGCTGTGGCCTGTACCCCGGATGTCGAAGCCGACGAGGTCGAAGTGCTTCCCCAACTCGCCCATCTCGCTGGAGGTCAGTTGCTCGGGCTCGGAGAGTCCCTCGACACCCGGTCCGCCGGGATTGATCAGCAGGGTTCCTTTTCGTTGCGCGGGGTCGGTGGCCTTGATCCGGCTGACCGCGAGCTGGACCTTCCGGCCCTGCGGCTTGGCGTAGTCGAGCGGCACCGTCAGCATCGCGCACTCGGTGGCCTTATCCGCCTTGTCCCACTCCGCTGCTACCTCAGCGCAGCGCTCCCAGGTAAGTCCAGCCGCTTCGGGTATCGCATCGACGTCGGTGGCGTGGGCTACGGGGGGCACCGCGATCCCGAGGTACGCGATGACCATCGACGCTGCGGCTGCCCTGCGCCTCCCACGCGGTGAAGTGCCTGTTCGTGCTGTCCGGACTGCCGGTTCCATGGTGAAATCCGTCCTTTCTCTGTGGGAAGTGGATCTGAAACCAACGTGATCCGGACATGCGTCAGGTGTGCATCAATCCGGTTTCCGGAGACCCACACTTTCCCTCCAACGCGACCGCACCGATCCCCGTTCGCTGGATCGGGAGCACCGTAGGCCCGGTTGAGGCGTCCTGCGGTTCTCGGGCCGGTGTTCCCGGGCGAAGAAGGCCGCCGCCCAGGAACTCGGTCTCAACCGATGTTCCCGGCTCTCGCGTTCCAGCTCTCGCAGGCGAGCGCGTTCCTGATGTCCGAGAACTTCGAGGCGGCTCAGAGCGGGCAGCCCCGCTCCTTCAGCAGGGCTTTGATGGCGTAGACGTTGCTGTAGTTGGCCGGCCCGCTGCGGGTGTCCTTGTAGAGCGCGTTGTGCTGGAAGTAGCTCATGTTGACCGCGAGTGGGTCTTGCACGAGTTCAATGCGGTAGGTCCTGCCTTCGGTAAGCATGGCCTTGGCGGAAGTAGAGCCGCGCACGGCCGACCAGCTGCCGGTGTTGGGCAT containing:
- a CDS encoding alpha/beta fold hydrolase, whose amino-acid sequence is MVIAYLGIAVPPVAHATDVDAIPEAAGLTWERCAEVAAEWDKADKATECAMLTVPLDYAKPQGRKVQLAVSRIKATDPAQRKGTLLINPGGPGVEGLSEPEQLTSSEMGELGKHFDLVGFDIRGTGHSDKPGCPEFDPDNFPHPPPGQAGESEAKHRNDAYAAALKTCALKDPEFSRAMTTTYAAKDMDRIRAALGEEKISYLGNSWGASLGAVYRGLFDEHVDRMVLDSVIAPGQSTDDKGGEAQLAAQEKLYQDFTTWMADRDPTLHLGSTASDVSRKLLALRKELEAKPRGEITAEELNDYLESPRAQWAPAAQALRDIAAGKAPETPTQDTAERTSGNGFGKEMVDGDLEFVLRAVGCNESEGSRDFEVSDKEAQKQTFPVAGYRGGSMAICSGWPFPAQPPKLSAGKSPLQMFGHAYETNTPLPWAKDMHRITGGSLSVINDDVHSSLRDLVEPAKDAVAFLLGGASFERTYEGMPIDDPS